The Paenibacillus sp. MBLB1832 genome has a window encoding:
- a CDS encoding 16S rRNA (uracil(1498)-N(3))-methyltransferase: MQRYFLPVEQFHGDTNTVTIEGDDAHHLGRVMRAEVGDEVICSNGVDREVLVRITQLDKGIVTADIVEELAMDAEASVSVWIAQSLPKGDKMELIIQKGTEIGATRFLPFLSERTIVQYDAKKEAKRTERWQKIAKEAAEQAHRNRVPQIEAVYTWKQLLQRAKEADVAWICYEKEDGQQLKPAIQAALAAGQLGPGKQVVIAVGPEGGFTEQEIKQAEEAGFRSVSLGNRILRTETAAMVGLTCLFYETGEMGG; encoded by the coding sequence ATGCAGCGTTATTTTCTGCCAGTGGAGCAGTTCCATGGGGATACCAATACCGTCACCATTGAAGGGGACGATGCACATCATCTAGGCCGCGTCATGCGCGCCGAGGTTGGAGATGAAGTGATCTGCAGCAACGGCGTGGACCGCGAGGTGCTCGTTCGGATTACGCAGTTGGATAAAGGGATCGTCACCGCAGATATCGTGGAAGAGCTTGCAATGGACGCGGAAGCGTCTGTATCCGTATGGATTGCTCAGAGCTTGCCTAAAGGCGATAAGATGGAGCTCATTATTCAGAAAGGGACCGAGATCGGGGCAACCCGGTTTCTTCCTTTTTTATCGGAACGAACGATTGTGCAGTATGATGCGAAGAAAGAAGCGAAACGCACCGAGCGCTGGCAGAAAATTGCCAAAGAAGCGGCTGAGCAAGCACACCGCAACCGTGTACCGCAGATTGAAGCCGTCTATACCTGGAAGCAACTGCTGCAGCGAGCGAAGGAAGCGGATGTCGCTTGGATTTGTTATGAGAAGGAAGATGGCCAGCAGCTGAAACCAGCGATTCAGGCCGCATTAGCAGCAGGACAACTAGGACCAGGCAAGCAAGTGGTTATTGCGGTAGGCCCCGAGGGTGGATTCACAGAGCAAGAAATTAAGCAAGCTGAAGAAGCTGGCTTTCGCTCGGTTTCGCTGGGGAATCGCATTTTACGGACAGAGACGGCGGCGATGGTCGGTTTGACCTGTCTGTTCTATGAAACCGGAGAAATGGGAGGATAA
- the mtaB gene encoding tRNA (N(6)-L-threonylcarbamoyladenosine(37)-C(2))-methylthiotransferase MtaB: protein MATVAFHTLGCKVNFYDTEAIWQLFKNEGYEQVDFEQTADVYVINTCTVTNTGDKKSRQMIRRAIRRNPEAIVAVTGCYAQTSPAEIMAIPGVDMVIGTQDRDKIIPLVKQFESDRQPINAVRNIMKTRSFEELDVPDFADRTRAFLKIQEGCNNFCTFCIIPWSRGLMRSREPQSVIAQAEQLVAAGYQEIVLTGIHTGGYGEDIEDYSLAKLLKDLDKVEGLKRIRISSIEASQITDEVIEVLKSSDKMCRHLHIPLQAGNDHVLARMRRKYTTAEFARKIERLHEIMPDVAITTDVIVGFPGETDEMFREGFEFMERMQFSEMHVFPYSKRTGTPAARMEDQVDEEIKNARVHELIDLSEKMQLAYAQKFVGQVLEVIPERAYKGAPDSGLYSGYSDNYVQLVFEGSEDMIGEVCRVKVTEAGVNESKGQLVRVLETATVVNL from the coding sequence ATGGCAACGGTAGCGTTTCATACGTTAGGATGTAAAGTTAACTTTTATGATACAGAAGCGATTTGGCAGCTTTTCAAGAATGAGGGCTATGAGCAAGTCGATTTCGAACAAACGGCAGATGTTTATGTAATTAACACGTGTACGGTGACAAACACAGGGGACAAGAAGAGCCGCCAAATGATTCGCCGCGCCATTCGTCGCAACCCAGAAGCGATCGTCGCCGTAACAGGTTGTTACGCGCAGACGTCGCCAGCTGAAATTATGGCTATTCCAGGCGTTGACATGGTTATCGGGACACAAGACCGGGACAAAATTATTCCGCTTGTGAAACAGTTTGAATCCGATCGCCAACCGATTAATGCCGTAAGAAACATTATGAAAACTCGTTCCTTCGAGGAATTGGATGTGCCTGATTTTGCCGATCGTACGCGGGCTTTCTTAAAAATCCAAGAAGGATGCAACAACTTCTGCACCTTCTGCATTATTCCTTGGTCCCGTGGCTTGATGCGCAGCCGTGAACCGCAAAGCGTTATTGCGCAAGCCGAACAGCTAGTAGCAGCCGGGTATCAGGAAATTGTACTAACGGGTATTCATACGGGCGGCTATGGTGAAGATATTGAGGACTACAGTTTGGCGAAGCTTTTGAAGGATTTGGACAAGGTTGAAGGACTGAAGCGAATTCGTATTTCCTCCATCGAAGCGAGCCAAATTACGGATGAAGTGATTGAGGTGCTCAAGTCTTCAGACAAAATGTGCCGTCATCTGCATATCCCGCTGCAAGCGGGTAATGATCACGTGCTGGCGCGGATGCGCCGCAAATATACAACAGCTGAATTTGCTCGTAAAATCGAGCGTCTGCATGAAATTATGCCTGACGTGGCCATCACAACGGATGTGATCGTTGGTTTCCCAGGTGAAACCGATGAGATGTTCCGCGAAGGTTTTGAATTTATGGAGCGCATGCAATTCTCCGAAATGCACGTTTTCCCGTATTCGAAACGAACAGGTACGCCTGCTGCGCGGATGGAGGATCAAGTGGATGAGGAAATTAAAAATGCACGCGTTCATGAGCTCATTGATCTTTCTGAAAAAATGCAGCTAGCGTATGCACAGAAATTCGTTGGTCAAGTGCTGGAAGTGATTCCAGAGCGTGCGTACAAAGGTGCGCCAGACAGTGGTTTATACAGTGGATACTCCGACAACTATGTTCAGTTGGTTTTCGAAGGTTCCGAGGATATGATCGGTGAAGTATGCCGTGTGAAAGTAACTGAAGCGGGTGTGAACGAAAGCAAAGGTCAGCTTGTACGTGTGCTAGAAACAGCGACTGTTGTGAATTTGTAA